Genomic segment of Panicum virgatum strain AP13 chromosome 2K, P.virgatum_v5, whole genome shotgun sequence:
ACTGTACtactccagttttttttttttttgagagagagctGTACTACTCCAGTTGAGCGGGGGCTCCTCCAACCTTCCGTGCAAAATTGATATCAGGGCCCGGCCCAATTGATAGCAGCTGACAGGCCGGTAAAGCACAGGCAGCAGCGGCCCTGCAAAGCACGGGCACTCCACCACGAATCCACGATGCAGTCCGGAGCTGAGGTTGAACAAATATATTCAGCATTTAGAAAATATTATAGATTCGACATTTCCTCAAGTATATTTAAATATTATGGATAAACTGGTCCAAAATTTTACATGAAATTATTGGAACAGTATATCCAAAATGTTGAAATAATATTTTCAAATGTTGAAACGGTACATTCTGATTCTGATTGttgatttttttaagaaaaatatactaaaataattttattttgtgGCATTGGTTTTAAATAAGATGATGGTTCGAAAAGATCTAAAAAGTTATTAACGGTTCATGAAAAAAATCACATTTGAATATTGAAGGTCAAACTAGATTCCATCCACCCCCGGGCCAATCAGCAGCATACACCTGTTCAATCATGCTACCTATTATCTGACGCTATCAGCATCTGATGTATCAGTTCAGCTAGTTTTCCAAATAGTGGACCAAACACTGAAATGAGCAAAATATAAGTAGCACTGGGCAGCCTGTTAACCAGATCATTTGCTTGTGTACAACATCTTTAAGCCAAAAATCTTGCAAATCCATAAATTACAGGCTTGGTTAGAAAAATAATTGTTCTGGTTACAGTTTTGTGTATCGTTGCTAGTTTTGGATGACAACATGAGCTTTTATGTTTCCTGATTTGTTTGAACTCCACTTTAATATATTTAATCAGTAGGGGCTTTCCCCCTCctgtttcattaaaaaaaagagCTTTATGTAGCTGCTGCAATATGAGACATATAATATTTTATGAAATCTGTACTATTTCGATTGGCGTAAAGCCTGTTTTATTCATAGTTTCTTAAGCTATTGTTTTTGCCCAAGACGTTTGATCAAAGTTGAAGTACCTTCAGAATATTTTCTTTCTTCAACTGTTAAGTTCTGCCAGAGAAAATATTTTCTTGCCTACACTATTTTCTCCCTATCTCCTCGTTGATGAATACACCGCTGgccaaatttatttttattactGACACAACGTGTGCCCAGTCCAGCTCGCTATTAGTATTAAGTGACGTCATCAACATATTTTTATTCTAGCGCCAGTTTCACTTTACATTATTTTTCTTGTTCCATTCTGTCATTTCACCTATAAACACTTGGCAGGTTTCCAAATATTGGaccaaaaaaacaaaatgaacaaatgaagCGCCAACCAGCATTGGGTGACTGTTCACCACACTTTCCTTTTACACAACCTCTTTGTGCCACAAACCTTTGCAAAGTCCGAGCCGGACTTTTCATCACACTATTCTTGCATTACCTGTATTTCCTAACACCTAACATCCACTACCGctatcaagaaaaaaaaactagaatcACAATCTCAGAACTAAACCAAGCCGATGTGACATTGTGTCACATCTCTAGTATATACATGAACCCTTTTTTAAAAACCTACTCGCCACTTCCCGCTCCTGCCTCCTACGGCCCCCTCTCCTGGCGAAGGCTCGacgcccgccgctgccgacgAAGCGCGTCAGTATAGTCGCCGCCGACCAGCCCTTCCCGGCTGTGGAGCACAATGCCGGCGTGGATCGAGGAGTTGGGGTACTTCTGGCGGTGCCTGTCCTGGTGGCTCCGGTGCTCTAATGGCTGGTGCGGCTTCTCCTCGACCTCCACCTTGACACCTACCACCTTGTCGCCCTCCACGTTGATGGTGAACACGAATGGGCCGGCGGGGAAGAAGTCATCCATTCCCAGCACGGGCTCGAGGGCCTTGACCACCTCCCGCATTGTGGGTCGGGACTTGGGGTTCTGGCTGAGGCACTTGTAGGCCACAATGGCGGCCACCTCAGCGCCCCTGCACGAGTACTGGCACTCGAGGGCCGGGTCCATGACCCTGTAGAGCCTATCAGGGTGCTTGAGGTATGGCCTGGCCCAATCCACCAAGTTCTGCTCTCGCGGCCGCCGTGCGCGGTCCACTGATTGCCGACCCGCGAGAAGCTCGAGCAGCACCACCCCAAAGCTGTACACGTCGCTCTTGGCGGTGAGGTGCCCCGTGAGGATGTATTCGGGCGCCGCGTACCCGTGGGTCCCCATGACACGTGTCGTCACGTGCGTCTCGTCCCCCTGCGGCCCGTCCTTGGCCAGCCCGAAGTCGGACAGCTTCGTGTTGTAGTCCTGAAATCACATCGCATCGCATCAGAAGATTAGCCTTTTGGAGGACAATGTGATACTCGTACGATGCACCGAGATATTAGTGGTCTGATTAATAGCACTGTTTAGCATTGACAGTCCGTGGGGTACTTGTATGGGATAGGCTGACAGTGATGGTTAGGATATTTTGGTTAGGTGGATGATGTGAAGGCAGGATAGAACAGCTAGAGATTTTCTCAAGTTTGGCGTGTATCCAGGAACCTTCCGAGCTCCGGTCAGGTCAATGCTGCGCCCACACCGTACGTGCTGGCAAGGTGTAGTTCAGAAACGTGTGGCGCCGGCTGCTGGATACTGCTGCAGCCTACTCGAACGGTCACTTGGGTGACTCAAATGGTCAAAAAGTTAAAAATAATAAAGATTTGAAAGGTTAAAAGTTTATTCGTGCTGTGGTGGAACCGGGGCCCCGGACTTGTCATTTTCACCTACTGGACAAGTATTTTACGGTCACCAGAGCGACGTGTGTCAGCCTGTTCCGTTTGTTGGTAACTACCGTTTCCAGATGATGAGCTTGCAAAGTCTTGAAAGGTTAAAAGTTTATTCGTGCTGTGGTGGAACCTGGGCCCCGGACTTGTCATTTTCACCTACTGGACAAGTATTTTACGGTCACCAGAGTGACGTGTGTCAGCCTGTCCCGTTTGTTGGTAACTACCGTTTCCAGATGATGAGCTTGCAAAGTctagaactttttttttttgaaaggtgcAAAGTCTAGAACTACCAGTGAACTAGTACGATGGAAGAACAGGGCGCTTCGCTTACCGAGTCGAGCAGGATGTTGGAGGCCTTGAAGTCGCGGTAGATCACCGGAGGGTCGGCGTCGTGGAGGAAGGCGAGGCCCTTGGCGGCGCCCACGGCGATCTTCATCCTCGTCATCCACGGGAGGGCGCCGTTGACGCCTGCAGCGAAAAGGACGTTTCATGTGAGTTCGTTTCCTCCCCGGCATTGACCAAAATATGAAGCAAGAGCATCTAATCTTATGAAGAAATCGGTGTTCCTTTCTCATAAAAAAAATGGCGTTCCTCTGGAAGGCACATTACAGTTCACCTAGCCCTATGACTTCACACAAAAGGAAACAGAGACTGGAGGCAGGGGACAACAAAGACTATCGGTGCCTTGCATgcgctctttttttttcaaattggGGAATTTCTTTGCTTGCTGGGCTCAAGAACGACCGGATTAATCAGCACGCGACGGGGTGCAAATTTAGCGGCGTGAGGCGGAGAAAGTGCTCACTTTTGAAGAGGTGGTTCTCCAGGCTCCCGGAGCTCATGAACTCGTACACCAGCATCCGGTGCTCCGCCTCGTAGCAGTAGCCGATGAGCTTCACCAGGTTCTTGTGCCGCAGCTGCCCGAGGAAGAACACCTCGGCCTGCCCAGTTTCACCAAACGAGGATAAAATAATTAGCGTTCCGTCCCGATGGAGGCCGTGCATTGCCCGCGCAGGGGTGGGGAGAGAAAACAACTCTGCTCACCAGCCACTCCTTGTGCCCCTGCGTGCCGCCTTCGAGGTCGAGGTACTTGACGGCGACGTCCTGCGCGCGCAGGCCCGGGCGGAGGCCCTCGGCGACGGCGCCCCGGTAGACGGGGCCGAAGCCGCCGCAGCCGAGGTAGTTGGCGCGGGAGAAGCCACccgtggcggcgcggagctcggcgCGCGTGAAGGCGTGCAGGTCGGAGCCGGAGAGCGTGAGCGAGAGGTCCTCCGGGGACAGCGTCTCCGACGAGCCGAGGCTCGAGAAGGACTTGCGCGACGACGAGCGCGGGCTGTCCTTGCccccgatccgccgccgccgccgcggcgccgagtcgtcgtcctccaccgccgcgctgccgccgacgCAGCACAGGAACGGCCTCCACGACTGCGCGCCGGCCATGCCTATGCCTACCGGTTGGCGCTCGAGGAATGCGATTTGTGTCGGGGACCGAGCCGCCCTTGGCAGGcaaagcagaggaggaggaggagactgGTGGAGGGACCGGAGAGGAGGCTCTTGGGGTTGGGCAGGAGCGGAGGTTGCCGGGGCTTTATATAAGCGCgcgggccgggcggccggggagACGGCAACCGCTGGCACCGACCGGCGCGCCAGCTGCCCAGCCCGGTGGCTGCCGCACGGGCACGGGGGCGGATGGCCTTGACCCCGCCGCGCCCTTGTGGCGCAGACCACCACGCCTACGACTTGGAG
This window contains:
- the LOC120680105 gene encoding serine/threonine-protein kinase RIPK-like; protein product: MAGAQSWRPFLCCVGGSAAVEDDDSAPRRRRRIGGKDSPRSSSRKSFSSLGSSETLSPEDLSLTLSGSDLHAFTRAELRAATGGFSRANYLGCGGFGPVYRGAVAEGLRPGLRAQDVAVKYLDLEGGTQGHKEWLAEVFFLGQLRHKNLVKLIGYCYEAEHRMLVYEFMSSGSLENHLFKSVNGALPWMTRMKIAVGAAKGLAFLHDADPPVIYRDFKASNILLDSDYNTKLSDFGLAKDGPQGDETHVTTRVMGTHGYAAPEYILTGHLTAKSDVYSFGVVLLELLAGRQSVDRARRPREQNLVDWARPYLKHPDRLYRVMDPALECQYSCRGAEVAAIVAYKCLSQNPKSRPTMREVVKALEPVLGMDDFFPAGPFVFTINVEGDKVVGVKVEVEEKPHQPLEHRSHQDRHRQKYPNSSIHAGIVLHSREGLVGGDYTDALRRQRRASSLRQERGP